Within Vigna unguiculata cultivar IT97K-499-35 chromosome 2, ASM411807v1, whole genome shotgun sequence, the genomic segment ttttaattttatttgattaattgttttattaactaaattatGTAACtgttatttagtttaaaaattttgtgaaaatttatgattaatataaaataatactataagtaatataagtttatgattaatttcattattttaattaaaaatatgttacgtAATAAAGACAATCCTATTAATGATGATATTGTTGAGATGAATAGAAGTAACCGAAAACATCCTAATCTTCTTCACGTGAAAATATGGAAGCAAgattacaaaacaaaataataattactgaCATAAATATAACAGAAAGaaactcaatttaaaaaatataaaaaattttacgcaataaataaacaattttgttaaataaaaacagatttgttataaaaaatttaaaatttaattaatctctttttaggtaagaaaatattagaaaaaggGTTGTTGAATATTCGATAAATGTTGTTGTAAAATACAAAATGAATGTCttactaaaaactaaaaatacatgtcaatttaattttcttaaattaaagcTGCGATAATATTGAAACCATGGAAACATATTATATTACAAACATACATTGTAAGATTATTTCCTTCTTCTATAttcacttttcattttgaataaattgtagtttatatttgtttggaGAAACTTATTTATGAGAaactttaaaagataaaagtaagaaaataaaataatactatttattcaaatttaaaattatcttttgcacaaattaaaaatataacaaaagtttttataatttaacttatacatagattaattttaaatagatttttttttgtttctaaagatttttataaaaatatttgtctagatatactaaaatttaataaacaggaaataacttaaaaaaagaatGTATTAATGCAAATTATCTTcaaagttaaaatatactctaatatgtatttaatatttttaatgatttaactATCAACCGAACAGTTTAacttattcttttaatatatcctttagttttaatttaaattaaaatattttaaattcacttAGTGAAATATTGTCTTAGAATACATACATATTTATGTTCTTAAAGaaatttctcattttaattacaatatagtttatacaaattcttataagaaagaaaaacgaggtggttctaatttttttgttcaaaattgaaACCTCGTAAGAGGAATCTGTGACGTTTTGCTTTTCAGCTTCAGTCATACTTTCTCTTCCTTTCATGTCCCTTCAGGTTCTTACTGTTCCCTTCCCTGCAACCAAAAACGGCAACTTTGATCCAAACCCCAGCTTCAGCCATACCAAGTCTCTTCTTCCTTCTTATCCTCTACTCTTCCCAAATCATTCTTCTTCATAATACTTTTCACCAATTTCCTCACTTGTTCTCTTTCATTTCTTCACCATTGCAGGTTTAGGGTTCAGctccttctttttctgtttGTGGGTCTGACCCTCTTTCTGTTATCCTTGGTTTTGTGAGTTGTTGATCTGAATCTGCTGCATTGTGTTCCACCTTTCATTGGGTTGGGTTTtctattttaagataaaaatttattgcttttgttatttttgggtTGGGGTTTACTGATCTTTATGCTATTTTAAAGGAAATACTTAAATTGACTATTGGTTGGTGTTGTGTagaattaattacattttttgttCGTTTTGACTTCGGGTTAGAGTTATTGTCCTTTTTTTGTAAATAGACTTCACGGTTTGGTTTTGGATTTTTCAATTACTCTACGAAACTTTCTCGGTTCATAATTGCTCACTCATAGTTCCATTATTAATTGTACTTGTAAAATGCATTTACGTTACGGTATTACTGtctttagttttaaattttaaatttatggattgtgaatttaatttagtttgacATCTAGTTGAATCTTGCAGATTTTGATGCTTGAGTTCTGCGGTTGACATGGGGAAAGGAAGAAGTCCTGGCAAATGGTTCAAGAACTTACTCTTGGGGAAGAAATCGTCGGCAAAGTCTACTTCATCGAAGAAGAATGATATTTTTGTAAGTTTGTTGTGGTTGACATGAGTCTGTGTTTATgatttgttttaaaagaaaCTACGGAGGGAGAAAGTCTCATTGTTGTTTTCTGTAATCTGTGTTTGTGAGTGTTTGAACTTTTGAAATACGCGTGTTGtaattgttttcctttttgtgtGTTAAGAAACCTTCAAGTAATAAGGATGTGGTGGTGTCTTCTGAGGTACCTGTGTCTGATTCACCTGCCAATTCTCTGCTGATATCCTCGCCTATATCTGGAGCTAATGATACCAAAGGAGTACTTTCAGAAAAGGAGGTAGTTAGTAGATCTGCACATGATAATAATGTTCTTTCAACTGGTGAAGAGGCCAAGGTGCAGGATGTTGCTAATTTTGAAACTCAAGAGGATCCTGAGAAACTTAAGCTTACAGAAGCAGCTATAAAAGTTCAGGCCGCTTGTAGAAGCTATCTGGTGATCACCCCTTCGCAGTTATTCATATAAATGCATTAGAAATAATTCCAGATACAATGCAACcacatttatttcaattttaatatttgaagttTTCAGTTGTAGAGAAAAGGGAAATGTAGGTATTTCATCTATAGTAATTGTCTTGTCTATTCTGCATTTTATATTgcattattatttgaaattctCGTATTTGATCAAGACTTGCCGTACTCATTGATTCTTAATTTGTAAACGATTTTGTGCAAGTTTCGTAAGCATTGAGTCTTCATTGggaagttatatatatatatatatatatatatatatatatatatatatatatatatatatatatatatatatatatgttactGAATGTAAAAAGTGATTCCTGCATTTTCATTGAAGGCTCGTCAAACATTTCAAACACTCAAAGGAGCCATACAACTACAAGCTCTCATTCGTGGTCACTTGGTTAGAAGACAAGCTGTTTCTGCTTTATACTGTGTGAAGGGAATAGTTAAATTTCAAGCATTGGCTCGTGGTTACATTGTTAGACGTTCTGATATTGGCCATGCCGTCCAGAAGATTTGTAAGGTAAAGGTGCTTTAACTAATTCATCACTTCAGTGATCTGTGTATTATTTTCCCTGCCATTCTGGTGGAAAATTTTCTCATTAATTTAGTATCCAAAGGTTTTTTCTACTATACAGTTGGTATCTTCTATTGACtttaagattttatttcatCAGTGAATGTCTTCAGTTGCATTCTCCCTGCCTTTCTATTCACTAACTCCTTATTCAACATGTTTTTGTCAGGATACTCATTGTTCAAATTCTATTTCGGTAGTTTCATCAACACGGGAAGAGAAGGTGTCAGAAAATGTCTTTGTTTGCAAGGTAAAACTTGATATTTAATGCCCATGTCGGggataaatagtttattttattctctGCAAATATCTGCAAGATTATTTATTTCAGTTAACTAAAACTACTGGATATTATTACCAGATAATAATGTTTGTGTCCATGATGAAGACTTCTTCCCTGATTTTTTTGTGAGCTTGGTGCTTTTCACTTTCTCCTAAGGTGGAGCTGTTTTTAAGGCTATTGTTTTAAAAGAATGATAAATTTGTCTGAACTTTTGGGCTCATAAACTTCTCTGTAGTTCTATCTGCTATGAGATTAAAGTTTTGAACATGTTTTGGTTGTGGTTCTTGGTTAACGATCTTGTTCCGTACCATATTTATGCATTTATTCACAGTATgcttgtattgaagtttattcaTCTTGCAATATTCGATATTTTTTCCCCAAACTGCTTGTCTTTGTGCTATGCATTGTGGAGCATGACATTAGTGTTCAATGCTACTTCTTGTAATTATTACTGTTGAATGGCTACACTAATGAGTTAGTTTTGGTCACCGAACCTCTAATAAATCTCATGGTTGTTGATTGGAAGTTGATTTAACAATTTTGTTGGTCAATTACCATTTTTACTTTACACACCAGTTAATGATTTTTGAATATGAATGGTATAACAAAGGTGCTGAACTAATAGTGTTCTTTTTATTGTTCCCTTTTAATTCATATTGTTCTGAAACTATGTTATTCccataatattattttggtttgaaTTAAATCTCATTCCGTATGTTATCCATTTTAGCTTCTGGCTTCATCCCCATATGCAGTTCCTCTATCACTCACCAGTGATCCAGCAGAACCTAACTTTGCTCGGAAGTGGCTTGAATATTGGACACAGTCACACTTTTGGGCACCTCTTCCTGTATTGAGAAAGAAATCTGACTCAGTATCTGATGAGAAAAATAGCAGTTCCCAGACAGTTCAAAGGGGACAAGTTAAAAGAACTACTAGAAAATCTCCTGCTGTGAAAGGTGACAATGGCTCTGTTTTAGCTGCTAACAGATCTAAACAGCGTTCAAAAAAGGATTCAAGCCATCCATTGCCTTCAGCTCAGGAACACCCACAAAAAGAAACTGAAAAAAGTAGTCTTGAGAAAAAACATGCACATGATGTTTCAAATGGATCTGAGGTTGTTaacgaaaaaagaaaacacagcAGTAGAAAGATTTTGGATCACACTGTCACCGATGTTTTAGAGCAGGTCCCAAATTCCTCTTCAGAGAAAATGGAAGATTTGACGGTGGCAAAGTCAGAAGAGTCTGATCCTGGGAAGGGTCATGGACAGCCAGCAGAAGATCAGAATGGTAATGAGCCACATAAGGATCCTATTGCTGTTTTAAGGACTAGTGTGAAGAAGGGTGAAAATGGAAAAGTTCAAGGAGTTGGTGAGGATCAGAATGGTGGTGATGATAATTGTATCAGTAACAATTGCCAGAGAAGAGCTTCACTACCTGCAAACTTCAATGATCAAGATAGTGAGTTATATACCACTCCTGTTACTCCAAGGCTTCCCAGTTATATGGCTCCTACGGAATCTGCAAAGGCCAAGCTAAGAGCTCAAAACTCTCCAAGATTTGCTACTGATTTGGTAGAAAAAAGCAGTACAACCAGGCGGCATTCACTTTCCTCCTCACTCAATGGAAAGTCAGGTTCATTTTCCCCGAGAGCTGAAAGGCTGATGGCCGTGAGTGGCAGAGGAGTGATAAAGTCTGATAGATCTCTGTCATCTTCAAGAGATGGAACCGGTAAGCATTTAAGACTGTTCTTTGCATTTATTAACTAGTTCATTGGGTGAAGCTCTGGTTTTGTGTCTCCTTCCCACCGACAACAGAAAAGAAATAGATTATGATAGACATTTTTGGAGTACATTAATACAATACAGTGACATGAATCGACATAAGTATCCATCTTCGTATATACATACTTAAATTATTTGCTTGTAGATAGTTGGTGAGCAAAAGTTTTGCCTATGTTATGAATGACTTACTAGTACTACAAGACTATTGCTAGACTACTAAAGCTCAGTAGCTTGTTTGAAAGCtatagtttttctttcttttccaatGCAAGCTACATTTTCTTTCTGGCAATTTGCAAAGAAGGAAATTCAGTACTCATACTCTCATAGGAATTAAAACACAAGCAATTAAGAGATGGAAGGCACATCAAGAATCAATCTTGAGATATTACTCTGGACATCTTCAACTTCTCTTGGGTTCCTGTTTCACCTTTGTCTACTCCTTTTGTGCCTTTTTCTATAGCCTTTAAGGCTACCTATTGTCAAGTATCAATGAAGCCTTTTATGTCATTTGTCAACTTGTGACAGAATTTCATAATTGAAAATAAGCGAGTAAAGGATTCATATCAACGAatgattttgttgatattttctcttctctttccaGCACCAACACAAGAGTTGGGTCAATGACAATAACATTTTTGTAGGGAAAGTTGTTCTTGATCTATTAagagaggtacaagtaaaaaacattttcctTGTAGAACGAATCAAATCTCCTTAATAAAATCTCTCCTTGGAGATTCTAGCAATGTGAAGGATTGCTGGGGTACCAACTTAGAGATCTAGAGTGAGACCTGAAATTTTAGGATACAGATTTGATTTGGTCAAATTTTGTCAGCCATCATGCATATAACTTTTCACCTTCCTAAAACTGGAGGTGCCTTGGATGTCTGCATaatatttcagattttttttttctaaactttctATAAACACCATAATTGGCTCAATCTGAGGTTTGAAGTAgaagttacaattaaaatagatttacaAGTCTCAATCATGATTTTGGTAATTTGGGTAACATTTCCATAAAATCCTCAACATTTCTAGAAAACACAACAGGAATTAATTTAATAGGTATAAATAATTCccttaaaatatgttataagtGCACTCTGATTTATTATTTAGGCCTTTTCCTTGTTCCTTAATCACTGATTTCTTTGGACATTATCAATTTCAGAGAAGTTGATCCAACCTCAGTGGAGAAGGTGATTGATTCTACCTTATTTTTCAAGGCAAGGATGGTTGAAGGAGGTAAAAACTTGAACAGTAAAAAACATGGAGACTTACATTACAACATTTATTTACTTTTGattttcatttctatttgtGGTCATGGATACAGAAAGGGATATTGTGCTCAGCGTATGATatcaaatttcttttaatagGACAGGAGTACTTGgtgggtatatatatatttacggATTTAAGCttatgttcttatttttataatgtctATTGCTAAAAACAATTACAATTTGGTTCTAAGTTTCATTTTCAAGTTAACAAGCTTTTTCAGatcaaattttggaattaaattATGTGCAGTCCGAAATCCAGCATAGTtcttcaaaaacatttttttagttaaaaatattctcgagaaaatgctcaaatgaaatttatttatttttttacttttagattCAGACGTATTATGATGGGAAGTTAGTGGCATCcgctgaaaaataaaataaaaaaaagttgacgAGGTACATTTTTGGTGCAACTATTTCTCTTAAAAGATAATGATCGAATAAATTAGCGAAAATTTCGATTTTGAGGTTTATATTAGCATTTTTCATTCTTGCGATATTTTGGACCGACTCTAGAATGGCATAAGACGCCCTtgaaagaaaactaataacAGACAATcattggaaaattaattattgatattgtGATTATCTTGACGTTTGTCCAgacatttaattttatcacaATTCTTAATTATGGATTATCTAATTAATGATTATAAGTgtacttttattcttttataaaaaataaaaaatgctcCTTTTCAgttgaagttttattttttcttggtCACTGATGTCTCTTATTCACCAAATTAATGTGATAGCTACCAAAATCATTTCGAAATTCATCAAATTATTGTTCACTACACATccttttaagtttaaaataaaccGAGCCGAACACACCCTTACACTAAAagtatatacaattttaaagaAGTAATTACTTTTACAAGAAGTTATTGCTTACTCATTTTagtcaatttctttttttcttttttattattttaaaacattaacagaaaaacatgaaaaactaTCAACAAGAGGCCAGTCTACTGTTATTATCCTTTCTGACAAACTACGTCCAGAATATTCGCTGGAATGAAAACTCACATaggtaagaaaacaaaataaataatgaagaaATCGTTCTACCaataaaattgagataaaaaaaaaaatataaagagaccaaattgatattttgttatgaaaatgaaaattaaagatATAGTTTaacttaacaaataaaataatctattttagaaaaaaataaaataatatattgtttttttaaatgataatatttaatttgttagaaataaacaaaatttattaattaaaaatcagattttgcTATGCAATATTTTGGAAGCACCgagcaaaataaataaataaataaataaataaatatatatatatatatatatatatatatatatatatatatatatatataatattggaTGTGATATTAGGTTTCTTACATATAGGAATATAGGAACTCATAGTACAAATTGTTCTTCTCAGTATTACTATAGAAGAAAATTTCAACAATAATATCAAAAGCCAaggttaaaaatttaaatataagttagaAATCCCAAGTTGAATAACTATAAGACATGTACCTGAGAAACTACAGCACAAACCTGAAGAAAGATGAATGaacaagtttttttcttttgtgtgttAAAAAGCATCAAATGGCTCCTAGAG encodes:
- the LOC114173638 gene encoding protein IQ-DOMAIN 31-like, translating into MGKGRSPGKWFKNLLLGKKSSAKSTSSKKNDIFKPSSNKDVVVSSEVPVSDSPANSLLISSPISGANDTKGVLSEKEVVSRSAHDNNVLSTGEEAKVQDVANFETQEDPEKLKLTEAAIKVQAACRSYLARQTFQTLKGAIQLQALIRGHLVRRQAVSALYCVKGIVKFQALARGYIVRRSDIGHAVQKICKDTHCSNSISVVSSTREEKVSENVFVCKLLASSPYAVPLSLTSDPAEPNFARKWLEYWTQSHFWAPLPVLRKKSDSVSDEKNSSSQTVQRGQVKRTTRKSPAVKGDNGSVLAANRSKQRSKKDSSHPLPSAQEHPQKETEKSSLEKKHAHDVSNGSEVVNEKRKHSSRKILDHTVTDVLEQVPNSSSEKMEDLTVAKSEESDPGKGHGQPAEDQNGNEPHKDPIAVLRTSVKKGENGKVQGVGEDQNGGDDNCISNNCQRRASLPANFNDQDSELYTTPVTPRLPSYMAPTESAKAKLRAQNSPRFATDLVEKSSTTRRHSLSSSLNGKSGSFSPRAERLMAVSGRGVIKSDRSLSSSRDGTEKLIQPQWRR